Genomic segment of Saprospira sp. CCB-QB6:
AAGGTTGATTACGCCTATATAATAGTTGTTTATACATCCTTATAGCAAGGGAACTCCAGCCAGCAAAATAAAAATGAAAGAATGTTATTTTTTTTTGAAAAAAAGATAACTTAGGGCTGTAAAAAATCCTCCCCTTGAATTATGATAGCACCTAAACGAGATCTCCTCTATTATAAACGACAGTATTTTATTACTGCTTTGGACTTAGCTCACTTAGCCCAAAGTGAGGAGCAAATGGAAGTAGAACGTCGAGCTGTATTTGATGAGCTTTATGCTTGGATGCGCCAGCATGAAGAGTTTGCAGTTTACTATCCAGAAGAATTGATTATGGGCCTGTCTGCAAGTGAAGAGCTTTTTTGGGCCAATATTATAGGAGGACGCTTTAATGAGGAATATATTGCCACAGAGCGAGCCTATGGACTGCAGTTTGCCCAAACGGGAATTCCCCTAGATGCTTATATTGCTGTTTTATTGGCATTTCATGAGTTTACATATCAAGCGTATCAACGCCAAGGTTTAGCTTCTGTAGAGCGAGTGATGGCCTACAAGAAACTATCTCAAGCCTCTATAGAAATTATTACAGAGGTCTATTCAGATATTATTCAACAACAATTAGAAGAGCAAAACGAAGCGCTCAGAGAACTCTCTACGCCTGTAGCCGAGATCTGGGACGGAATCTTATTGTTGCCCTTGGTGGGATTTATTGACTCTAAACGCGCTAAAGACATGATGGAAACCATGCTCTTTAATGTTGCAGAAAAACAAGCCAAGGTTTTCATCTTGGATATTTCAGGGGTCGCTATCGTAGATACTGCAGTAGCCAATCACCTAATAAAAATGACCAAAGCTGGTCGTCTGATGGGCTGTGACTGTATTATTTCAGGAATTTCAGGTTCTATCGCTCAAACTATTGTAGAACTGGGAATTCAAATTGATGAAATTCAAACTACTGGTAGTATGCGTGATGCCTTAGCTCAAGCCATGCGCCAAACCCAATAATTTATTTAAAAGACTCAACGCATACCCTAGATCCCCTATACTAGGGTATGAGGTCATTAGCTAAAACTGTGTATGAAAGTCAGAGATATTAGTTATTACAAGCGCTTCTACTTTATTACAGATGAAGCCCTAGCCCATTTGGCAGAAACAGAAAAACAAATGGAAGTCGAAATGCGCCAGTGTTTCGATGAAGTTTACGAACTGTTACGCCACCATCCAGAGTATAGCTTATTCTACATAGAACAACTTATCCCTGTGGTTCAATCCGCTGAAAAAGAACTTTGGTTAGATATTACAGCTGCTCGATATGATGATCGATTTGTTGCTTCTTGTTATTCTTTTGGGCAGTTTTTCGCCGCATCAGGTTTGCCGCTAAAAGCTCATTTGGAGTCCCTAATGACCATCTATGAATGTATGTATAACGCCTTTAAGCGACAAGGACTCAATGATGGTGACCGCATGATGACAATGAATAAAATGGCTAGAACAACCCTAGACATTATCTCAGAAGTCGATAATAACAACATTCAGAAAAAATTAGAAGAACAAAACGATACCCTTCGTGAACTCTCTACTCCCGTAGCCGAAATTTGGAACGGGATACTTCTCCTTCCCTTAGTCGGCTTTATTGATTCGAAACGAGCTAAGGATATGATGGAGACAATGTTGTCTAATGTTGCTGAAAAACAAGCAAAAGTATTTATATTAGACATATCAGGAGTAGCTATCGTAGATACTGCTGTAGCCAATCACCTGATTAAAATGACTAAAGCTAGCCGCCTGATGGGCTGCGATTGCATCATTTCAGGTATTTCTGGTCCTATCGCCCAAACAATTGTCGAACTCGGTATCCAAATCGACGAAATTGAAACGACTGGCAGTATGCGCGATGCCCTGGCCCTTGCCATGAAGCGTACTGGCTAAAAAATCGCTAGTCATGGAGCTAAAACAATGGGATAAGTCCGTAGAATTCTATAGAAAACAATATTTCATCTCCGATGAAGACTTGGCTTGTATGCGTCAAGCCGGAGAGCAGATTATGGACCAAATGCGCTGGGCCTACGACCAGCTCTATGATTGGATGCGCCAACATAAACGCTATGAAAATTATTACACAGAAGAACTCATTGGCCTCTTAGCCGAAGAAGAAGAGCTTTTCTGGACCGATATCGTCCTTGGCCGCCTCTCCGATGAATATATTCATACAGAGGCGGTTTATGGGCTTGAATTCGCCAAAATGAATATCCCTTTAGAAGGATATGTAGGCGCCTTGGTGGCCTTCCACGAGTTCATCCGACAAGCCTATGTCCGCAAAGGCGTGCAGAGCTTCGAGTTAATGTCTGCTTTTAAAAAGTTTACGCAGGTGTCTATTGACGTGGTGACCGAGGTCTACCAAGATATTATTAGCCACCAACTCGAAGAACAAAATGAAGCTCTCCGAGAGCGATCTACTCCAGTGGCCCAAATAGCCAAGAACGTACTTTTATTGCCGCTTGTAGGCTTTATTGACTCTAAGCGAGCCCAAGATATGATGGAGGCTATGCTTAACAATATCGCAGAACAACAAGCCAAGGTCTTTATCTTAGATATTTCAGGGGTCGCTATTGTAGACACTGCTGTGGCTAATCACTTAATTAAAATGACTAAGGCGAGTAGCCTGATGGGTTGCCATTGCATCATTTCTGGCGTATCTGGCCCTATCGCCCAAACTATTGTCGAATTAGGCGTTCAAATTGACGAAATTGATACCCGCGGAAGTATGCGCGATGCCTTAGCGGCAGCTCTTAATCGCAATCTTTAAATCTGGCGTAAAGCAACTCTATTTTTTGGGCCAATCGATGGTCTCGCTCCGTAATTGTATTGCCAGCATCATGGCTGCATAATCGGATTTCTAAACGATTGTAGACATTGTACCAATTGGGATGATGATCCCATTTCTCTGCCCAAAAAGCAACAACGGTCATAAATCCAAAGGCCGCTACAAAATCCTCAAATACAAATTCAGCCACAAGCTGCTGCTCCTCCTCTCTAAAGTGTTGGTAGTTCATTTTTTAATGCTTTTTTGGGGCGGATACTCCTTTCAGTCGTCGAAGACGGTCTAAAGACCTTGTTGTCGTTGCGCAGCTCGCTGTTATTTGCTTCGCTGCGTCGCACTGTTGCAGATCGCTAGGCCGCTCAACAGATATCTTTGTGCTCATTGTTTTGCTCTGGCCCAAAAATAATAAAGCCAGCTTTGTTTTTAATGGAAACAGCAGAAGAATAGGCGGCCTTGCCGCCGCAAAGGCGCGCAGCGCCTCGGCTGAGGGATGGGCAGCAGTGGCCCGAAGGGCCAGACCCAGCCGCCAAAGGCGGCGCAGGGCCGAGCGAACAGCGAGCTGCGAGACAGCCCGACCCGAGCGAAGGGCGGGGCAGCCCCAAAAAAAGAAGCTTCTGCACTCATTTTTTCCGCTCTTACAAATGGCTGCAAAAATTGAAATCTCTTCTGTATCTTTAGAGGCTCGACTTTAAAAGAGTGCTTTAACGAAAATCTGAAAAACAGAGCTTTGAGAAATCGCGAACAGCAACATATAATCGAAACTCAAAACCTCAATATTGAGGTACAGGGTTATCTGGATGAGTACCAACTTCGGGTAGTGCAAACAACCCTTATACATTTATTTAAGAATGAGTTGGGGAATTATTTGGACCGGCTTTTTAGCGAAATGGTCCCGCCAGATGTACATCTTGTGATTGATCGTTTAGATATTGATTTGCCTCCGATTGATTTGCGTGGTGCTGAGGCGATTAAGGATTTTCGTCCCGCAGTAGAACGCTATTTTAAGAAGGTAGCTCGAGAGGCTGTTCAAAAAACGATTATAAAAAGCTCAGGCGGTCGATTTGAGGAAGAAGGGATGCGTGTGAGGGTCAGTAAGTGGACCCTATTTAAGGATTTTTTGGAAAAGGGGCATTACCCGAGTTGGGCTGGTCCGAAGAACTTGCCAATCAGTTCGGTCATTGAGGAACTCATGCGGCAATCGCCTCGCAAAATGGCTGAGCTTTTGCTCGATATTGGTCGTAGAAACCCTCAATTGGCCAATCGGCTCATTTTTCAATTTGGGCCACGACAGCTAGAGCAATTACTTCAGTTGATTTATCAGCAGGCGGGACCCAATATGCTTCGGCAATTACAACTTATTCTAAAGCGATTGGGCCAAAGATATCGGGCTTTGCGTGGGCAGCGATCTGTTCAAAAAGCTGCTTATACCGTAGCCTTTGAGTATATTTTTGAAAAAGTGCGTTCTGGGCGAAAATTTGTGTATAGAGAGCAGGAGCTAGTGCAGAAAATTGTAGAGCGCATTCAGAAAAATTACCAACATATTTCGGCTCAAGATTTGGGCGAACTAGATAGCGGCGTGCGCCAAGAGCACAGTCAAAATTATGGAGACTTGGATTTGCTGGAGTATTTTCTTCAGCATGGGTCTATTCCCTATTGGGCTAAAACCGATAGTTTGGCCTCTATGCGTCAGCTTTTTGATCGTCTAATTCATAAGCGACTTACGGCCTTACAACGTCTTATTATTCGACAAAAAGAGCAGCCCAATTTTTGGCAACGTCTATTTTTGCAGTTTGAAGAACAACAACTTTTACAGTTGTTGGAGCCTTTGAGTGAGGATCGTATGCGTTTGGTTCGCAGCCTTCTTCTACACTTTAATCAATGGGGTCAAACAGAGGGGATTAGCCGCCATCGTTTGGCGCCAGTCTTGATGGGGCAGCTTTTTGAGCAACTTTTGGTTAGTCGATCTAGCTTTTCCGAAAAGAGGTTGGTAGAAGCTTTCTTGATGGAGGCTAGTCAATTATCATCAAAAAGTAAAGAAGACTTAGCTCAAACGCTCTTTAAAACTTTAGAGCAAGAAAATAATGAACGCTTTGAGCTTTTTCGTCAAGAACTATTGCAACAATTGGGGAAAATTTTTCCTCAAACAAAGGCCTCTGCGCATAGCGAACTACTCAAAGAAGAGCAACTGAAGAGTAAAAGTCTAGAGGTAGAACTAGCTTTACAAACTTTAGAAGATAAATTGATGCAAGAGGGGCTGGACCAAGAGCAAATGGCACAGCTTCAAAAGGAAAGAGGGCGCCTCCAACGTCGAGAACGCCAATTGCAAAGAGAATTGCAGGCGATATCAGGTCTAGCAGCTAGCTCTATTCGGGCTTTGTTGGGTCGAAAAAAATGGCTTAAAAAACGTCTCATTCAGTTAGAAAAGGAGCTCAAATCAGAAGAAAAACGCATTAAGGCAGAAGATAAAGCAATAGAAAAAGAGCATAAAGCTAAGCAGGATGAGGCGCGACAGCTACGCCGCCTGATAAGAAATATGCGTCGAGAAACTAAAGCGATTGCTCGTGAGCTAGGCAAATCTTATAAGAAAGTAGATAAAGAGAGTCGCTCAGCACTTAGAGAACTCAAATTGGAATTTTCGGCTGCCGTATCAGATCTTTATAATGAGCGTTCGGACTTGCAACTGCAATTGGGGCAATTGGAGGAGCTACTCGCTTTGGGCGAACTTAGCCGAGCGGAAAAAAATCAACTGCAAAGCCAAATTCGGTTGCTCAATCGTCAGCTTAAACAACTAGATAGAGAGTTACAGCAATTAGATCAAATGCTAGCCCAAGTAAATGCCGATTTGCGAAAATTGGAACAAGATGAAACGACTGAAGAGCCTAATGCTAGTTCACAAATAGATTTTCTTGTCTTTTTCTTGCAGTATGGTTCGGTGCCTTGGTGGGCCGAAGAATATAGAGATTATTCTATAGAGGCTATCTTTAAGCAGTTTGCTGAAAAAGAAGCAGATAAACTCCGTAAGGCCGTTTCGCGTTTGGGCAAAAACCCCATCGTTTGGCAACGGATGGTGAATCAGTTATCTGAAGAAGTGTTGGAAATGGTTCTGATTGCTCTTTTTCCCCGCTTTGCTGGTTTTGCTATCTCTACCGCTATCATGCTAGAAAAAATCAAATCTGCTCAGGTTTTTGAGAAAATTAAGTCGATTTCGCTAAAGGATTTTAAGTGGAATAAGATTTTAGAATACCTTTTCCTCCACCCAAGCCAAAGCAATCCACAGCAATTTCTTAAAGACTTGGTTTTGGAATTAGGCAAAAGTTATGAAATTTCGCCTCGAGAGCTGTTGATGTATATGACCAATCTCTCCCATAATAATCCAGAGACTCGGCTAGCTTATTTTGCAGATGTAATTGGTAATTTAGGAGAAGATGATAGCATTATAGCGGCAGAAGAAGCCTTGGTGCAAGAGCTTTTGCTCCGCCAGCGCCAAGCCGAAGGACTCATTTTGAGTTTAGAGAAGAAAAAAGAAGCTCTAGAACAGTACTTACTTAAAGGTTTGTACACCGAAGCTGCTATTCGAGCCAAAACAGATACGCTTGCAGGTATGCAAGCAATCATTAGAGAATTACTGGTCCAAGATCGACAGTTTTTGCGCAAGCTGTTGCTTGATGCGATTGGCCGAGCTCCGGCAAGAGAGCGATTAGTCACTAATTTTGATAATAAAACCTTTTGGGAATTGGTCCTTTTGCTGAATAAATCAGCTATGCCACTAACCCAAAACTATGTACAGGAACTGGGGAGAGCCCTCAATGACCACAACCTTTTTATGGTCAAGGATACGGTTTATCGCTACTTGTTAGAACTAAGTCAAGGCGGACAGTTTGCTGTTCGTGCATTGGTCCAACAACTCCTCAAAGCTATTAGCCGAAATACACAGCGAGATCCTATGCTCTTGCTAAATGATTGGAAGACCAAGCTGCGTAATTTACCTACTCAACGCTCAGGGCTGCTCCTGCAACTTTTGGAAACGGAAATCGCTCTTCTTCGAGCACAACGACGCTCAACAGAAGATCCTAGCTTAATAGAAAGCTTGGGGCAGCAATTGGGTAGTTTAGAGTTGGAACAGCAACATTTTAGCCGTCAATTATTGCAAGTACTCAACCGAGAACGTATAGAAAAAGAAGGTCTTGAAATTATTCCAGAGGATTTAGACGAACTTTATAGTCGCCTTGAGGCCATAGAAAAAGAAATTGAAGACCTTAAGATAAATATTGATGCAGCCCAAGCCATGGAGAAAATCCTGCGCTGGCGTCGCATTGCGGAATTAGAGGCCCAACGCAATTTGTTGCAACAGGAAGAACCCTTCGCTATTCGTCAGCTGCAACAAGATATGATTAGCCTCAGAGAAGAAATGGAGAGCTTAGCTGCTCGCTTGAAAAGTTTGGAGGGCTATGCTAAACAAGGACTTTCTGTAGCAGAATTAAGAGAGGAAATTACCAAATTGGAGCAGCAGCGCCGAGCCTTACAACAGCAGTTTAAGGACTTACAAGATCAAGGTGAAGATGCAACTAAAGAGGAATTGGCCCTTATGCAGTTGCGCCAAGAACTAGAACGACTACAAAGAGATTTAGAAAGTGAATTAGAGGCCTTGCCCGAGCCAGAGTTGCTCGAAAAGATGTTGGTAGATGAATGGGAACAGCCTGCTTTACCTATAGAGTCTATTCGTCAAGCTCCCGAGGTTCAAGAATTCTTAAGTTATTTGATGGAGCTACCTTGGCAACAAGCTGAGGCTGATCGCATTCGCCAACGCTATTTGGTCGCACTACAAGACCATTGGGATGATCTGACTGAAGGCGTTCAAGCTAATCGAGAATTATTGGAACTGCTCCGCTCTAAAATGCGCCAGCTGTTGCTTCCTAGCCTGCAACGAATGAGTCAAAAACGCCTCGATTGGCGCCGAGAAATTGAAGCTTTGCCTGATATGAATACCGCCCAAAAATGGGAGCAGCGCCTAAGCGGAAGAGAAGAGGAGCAAATTGAATGGTTGGAACGTTTAGAGGCAGAGCAATGGGATGACCAAATCGCTAAGGAATTGGCCAATTTGCGCAAAAAGGTGCGTATTTATTTTCGGAAAATGCGCTTGATGTTCCGTCGCCAATTACGCAAACTAGCACAAGCTGAAGCCGCTCGCCTCAAAGAACTAGAGCGGGTCCAAGAAGAGGAAGAAAAACGCCTAGAAGCAGAACGCCTCAAGCGAATCAATGAACTAAAAAGACAGGAAAAAACGCCAGAAGCCGAAGCCGAAGAAGAAACAAAGGTGAAGCCCAAAAAAGAAAAACCCAAGCCAGCCGATCCCCCCGTAGATGAACCCCTCTATGTCCGAAATGCTGGATTGGTCCTTTTACAGCCTTATTATACCCGCCTTTTTATGGCCCTTAAAATGGTCAATAAAGGAAAGTTTGTCAATGAAGAAGCGCAAATTCGAGCTACACATATGCTGCAGTATATTGCCACAAGACAAACAGAAACGCCCGAAAATGAATTGGTCCTGAATAAAATTATGTGTGGCCTGCCGCTCTCTACCCCGGTCCCTATGGATGTGGGCCTGACGGAGCAAGAGCTGGGCACTTGTGATAGCCTTTTGCAAGGGGCAATCAATAACTGGAGCAGGATGCGGACCATGACGCCAGATGCTCTGCGAGGCACTTTCCTTATTCGTGAAGGAAGTATCAAAGAGGAGGCTGATCGCTGGAAACTCAAGGTGGAAAAAGGCTCTTTTGATATGCTTTTGCGCACCCTTCCTTGGGGGTTTACCTTTGTCCGCTATGGCTGGTTACCCAAGTTCATTGCTGTAGAATGGGATATTCCAGGTACTTAATATTGGGGGCTTCCCGCAGCCCTTTTATTTGGGGCTGCGGGCGCTATGCTGCGGGGCTCGCAGTTCTGCTCGGCCCTGCGGGCTCCACTTCGTTTCGCCCTCGGTCTGGCCTGACGGCCACCCGCTCCGCAGCGCTAAGCCATTTTGGCCCAAGGGCCAAGGCGGCTTCGCCGCCCCAACTAGCCGCATTTATTGGGGCCAAAGGCCCTTTCTCTGCCCGATTAGGGCCGCTTTTTTGGCCTAGCGATGTGAAAGGGGGGCCGCAGGCCAGACCGAAGCGCGCAGCGCTGAAGGGCCGAGCGAAGAGCGAGCCCTGAAACGTAGCGCCGCAAGGCGAAGCCGCAGCGGAGGCCCCCAAAAACTAAAACGCCCATTCTCAAAAGCGGGAATGGGCGTTTTATGTATAGTGCAAAACGAGTTTACTTTTGTTGGCGCATAATTTCGTAGAGCGTAATGCCCGTGGCCACCGAAACATTAAAAGAGTCGGTTTGGCCGCGCATAGGCAAAAGAAAATGCTCATCTACCTTGTCGAGTAAGACGCGATTGACGCCCTTATGCTCATCGCCCATAATGAGGGCCAGCGGGAGATTGAGTTCTAGATCATAAAGCATTTTTTCGCCCTGTAGGTCGGCGGCAATCAGTTGAAGGCCATTCATCTGTAGGTATTCAGCCGTTTGGATCAGGCTATTTACTCGGCAAACGGGCAAATGATTGAGGGCTCCAGCAGAGCTCTTCATGGCCGAGTCATTGATTTGGGCCGAGCCTTTTTTAGGAATAATCAGGGCGTCGGCTCCGGCAGCTTCTGCAGAGCGGGCAATTGCGCCAATATTGCGGACATCCGTCACGCCATCTAGCAAAACAAAAAGCGGGTGCTTGCCTTTTTCGTAGGCCAATAAGAGCAAATCTTCTACTTGATAATAGGGGATAGGGGAGAGTAGGGCCACCACCCCTTGGTGGTTTTTGCGAGTATAATTATTGAGACGTTCTTTGGGGACCGTTTGTAGTGGAACGTCTAGTTCTTTGCAAGCTTTGCGCAAATCCTTTTCAAAAGGGCCACGAACATTAGCGGCCAAGATAATTTTTTCAAAATTGCGTTTAGCTTCAAGGGCGTCCATTACAGGATGACGGCCGAAAATCATTTCTTGATCGGGCGTCTTTTTTGGTCGGTGGTGCTGCATGAAAATGCGATTAGATTATTGAGAATTGGCCCATTGGAAGCTATTGATCATCCCCATGATGTCTGTTTTGACAAAGTCAATTACGGGAGCCATAGAATCAGCTTCTGGGCGGGTATTAAAATAGAGTGAGGCTCGAACAGCATGTTGGCTACTATCGGTTAGCAGGAGCTGAAAGGGCGAAGCTACATGGCCTTCAATGTTGAATAAAACGCCATAGACCTTATCTTCTGGGCGATTGATAACATAATCATCAAGGCTAGCAGCCTTAGCGGTATGTTCTTCGGCTAGTCGATAAGCATCGCTATACATTTTGTAGAGTTCTTCTTCAATAGGACCTTTAGAAAGGTCTGTATAAGTAAAATGTAGACGGCCATTTAGGCTTTTGAAGTTGAGGTCAAACCAGCAAGAGTGAAGTGCTTTCCGATTGCCTAAAGTGGTATCTTGGATAAACTCCATATAGTCTGGATAATCGAAATGGAAGGCACAGAAATTCCTGTCGAGGGCTTGGTAGTTGCGTTCGGGATAAACGACCTTAGGATAAATGCGTTTTTTGGGAATGTATACCTCCTCTTCTTGGCAAGCAACCAAAGAAAGACAGAGGCCCAAAAAGAGCCAAAAGAAAGAAGTCTTCATAAGGAATAGTCATTTTTAGGCCAAAACCTGCTCTCCTGCACTTTCCGCCAAAGTCACCTTAATCGTTTCGATCCGGCGCTTAGTGGTACTGAGGACCTGAAATTTGATCCCTTGAAAGAGCAGTTGGCTATTTTTCTTGGGCATACTCCCATGAATCATCAGAAGTAGGCCAGCCAGCGTTTCTGCGGAAGAGCGAGCTTCTTCAAAAAGTTCGGGGTCAATATCCATAATCTTACAAGCCTCTTGGATAGAAGTCTTGGCTTCAAAAATATAGATATGCTCGCTTATTTTAGTGTAACCTTGTGATTCAGGCTCATCAAATTCATCATTGATTTCGCCAACAATTTCTTCTAGGACATCCTCTAAGGTAACAATACCAGAACTCCCACCATATTCATCTACTACAATAGCCATATGGGTACGGCGAACCTGAAACTCATTGAAAAGATCATCGATTTTCTTGTTTTCAGGAATGAAAAAGGCGGGGCGAATTAAAGCGTGCCAGTCAAAGCTATCATCCTTATCAAAGTGCTCGATCAAATCTTTGGTATGCACAATACCCAAGACCTTATCAAAAGTTTCCTCGTAAACGGGAATCCTAGAATAGTTGGAATTTTGCAAAACAGCCAAAAGCTCACTAAAGTTAATGCTGCTATCTACAGCCTCTACATCTACCCGAGCACACATGATGTTCTTTACCGTAGTATTTCCAAACTTGACAATCCCTTTGAGAATATCTATATCTTGTTCGGCATATTTGGTATCGCCTACAGTTAACTCAATTGCCTGTTCGATGTCTTTATCTGTTACGACATTCATTCCTGAATGTTTGGCCAATCTGCGCTCAA
This window contains:
- a CDS encoding STAS domain-containing protein gives rise to the protein MIAPKRDLLYYKRQYFITALDLAHLAQSEEQMEVERRAVFDELYAWMRQHEEFAVYYPEELIMGLSASEELFWANIIGGRFNEEYIATERAYGLQFAQTGIPLDAYIAVLLAFHEFTYQAYQRQGLASVERVMAYKKLSQASIEIITEVYSDIIQQQLEEQNEALRELSTPVAEIWDGILLLPLVGFIDSKRAKDMMETMLFNVAEKQAKVFILDISGVAIVDTAVANHLIKMTKAGRLMGCDCIISGISGSIAQTIVELGIQIDEIQTTGSMRDALAQAMRQTQ
- a CDS encoding STAS domain-containing protein; its protein translation is MKVRDISYYKRFYFITDEALAHLAETEKQMEVEMRQCFDEVYELLRHHPEYSLFYIEQLIPVVQSAEKELWLDITAARYDDRFVASCYSFGQFFAASGLPLKAHLESLMTIYECMYNAFKRQGLNDGDRMMTMNKMARTTLDIISEVDNNNIQKKLEEQNDTLRELSTPVAEIWNGILLLPLVGFIDSKRAKDMMETMLSNVAEKQAKVFILDISGVAIVDTAVANHLIKMTKASRLMGCDCIISGISGPIAQTIVELGIQIDEIETTGSMRDALALAMKRTG
- a CDS encoding STAS domain-containing protein; its protein translation is MELKQWDKSVEFYRKQYFISDEDLACMRQAGEQIMDQMRWAYDQLYDWMRQHKRYENYYTEELIGLLAEEEELFWTDIVLGRLSDEYIHTEAVYGLEFAKMNIPLEGYVGALVAFHEFIRQAYVRKGVQSFELMSAFKKFTQVSIDVVTEVYQDIISHQLEEQNEALRERSTPVAQIAKNVLLLPLVGFIDSKRAQDMMEAMLNNIAEQQAKVFILDISGVAIVDTAVANHLIKMTKASSLMGCHCIISGVSGPIAQTIVELGVQIDEIDTRGSMRDALAAALNRNL
- a CDS encoding 4a-hydroxytetrahydrobiopterin dehydratase; protein product: MNYQHFREEEQQLVAEFVFEDFVAAFGFMTVVAFWAEKWDHHPNWYNVYNRLEIRLCSHDAGNTITERDHRLAQKIELLYARFKDCD
- a CDS encoding contractile injection system tape measure protein; the encoded protein is MRNREQQHIIETQNLNIEVQGYLDEYQLRVVQTTLIHLFKNELGNYLDRLFSEMVPPDVHLVIDRLDIDLPPIDLRGAEAIKDFRPAVERYFKKVAREAVQKTIIKSSGGRFEEEGMRVRVSKWTLFKDFLEKGHYPSWAGPKNLPISSVIEELMRQSPRKMAELLLDIGRRNPQLANRLIFQFGPRQLEQLLQLIYQQAGPNMLRQLQLILKRLGQRYRALRGQRSVQKAAYTVAFEYIFEKVRSGRKFVYREQELVQKIVERIQKNYQHISAQDLGELDSGVRQEHSQNYGDLDLLEYFLQHGSIPYWAKTDSLASMRQLFDRLIHKRLTALQRLIIRQKEQPNFWQRLFLQFEEQQLLQLLEPLSEDRMRLVRSLLLHFNQWGQTEGISRHRLAPVLMGQLFEQLLVSRSSFSEKRLVEAFLMEASQLSSKSKEDLAQTLFKTLEQENNERFELFRQELLQQLGKIFPQTKASAHSELLKEEQLKSKSLEVELALQTLEDKLMQEGLDQEQMAQLQKERGRLQRRERQLQRELQAISGLAASSIRALLGRKKWLKKRLIQLEKELKSEEKRIKAEDKAIEKEHKAKQDEARQLRRLIRNMRRETKAIARELGKSYKKVDKESRSALRELKLEFSAAVSDLYNERSDLQLQLGQLEELLALGELSRAEKNQLQSQIRLLNRQLKQLDRELQQLDQMLAQVNADLRKLEQDETTEEPNASSQIDFLVFFLQYGSVPWWAEEYRDYSIEAIFKQFAEKEADKLRKAVSRLGKNPIVWQRMVNQLSEEVLEMVLIALFPRFAGFAISTAIMLEKIKSAQVFEKIKSISLKDFKWNKILEYLFLHPSQSNPQQFLKDLVLELGKSYEISPRELLMYMTNLSHNNPETRLAYFADVIGNLGEDDSIIAAEEALVQELLLRQRQAEGLILSLEKKKEALEQYLLKGLYTEAAIRAKTDTLAGMQAIIRELLVQDRQFLRKLLLDAIGRAPARERLVTNFDNKTFWELVLLLNKSAMPLTQNYVQELGRALNDHNLFMVKDTVYRYLLELSQGGQFAVRALVQQLLKAISRNTQRDPMLLLNDWKTKLRNLPTQRSGLLLQLLETEIALLRAQRRSTEDPSLIESLGQQLGSLELEQQHFSRQLLQVLNRERIEKEGLEIIPEDLDELYSRLEAIEKEIEDLKINIDAAQAMEKILRWRRIAELEAQRNLLQQEEPFAIRQLQQDMISLREEMESLAARLKSLEGYAKQGLSVAELREEITKLEQQRRALQQQFKDLQDQGEDATKEELALMQLRQELERLQRDLESELEALPEPELLEKMLVDEWEQPALPIESIRQAPEVQEFLSYLMELPWQQAEADRIRQRYLVALQDHWDDLTEGVQANRELLELLRSKMRQLLLPSLQRMSQKRLDWRREIEALPDMNTAQKWEQRLSGREEEQIEWLERLEAEQWDDQIAKELANLRKKVRIYFRKMRLMFRRQLRKLAQAEAARLKELERVQEEEEKRLEAERLKRINELKRQEKTPEAEAEEETKVKPKKEKPKPADPPVDEPLYVRNAGLVLLQPYYTRLFMALKMVNKGKFVNEEAQIRATHMLQYIATRQTETPENELVLNKIMCGLPLSTPVPMDVGLTEQELGTCDSLLQGAINNWSRMRTMTPDALRGTFLIREGSIKEEADRWKLKVEKGSFDMLLRTLPWGFTFVRYGWLPKFIAVEWDIPGT
- the rlmB gene encoding 23S rRNA (guanosine(2251)-2'-O)-methyltransferase RlmB gives rise to the protein MQHHRPKKTPDQEMIFGRHPVMDALEAKRNFEKIILAANVRGPFEKDLRKACKELDVPLQTVPKERLNNYTRKNHQGVVALLSPIPYYQVEDLLLLAYEKGKHPLFVLLDGVTDVRNIGAIARSAEAAGADALIIPKKGSAQINDSAMKSSAGALNHLPVCRVNSLIQTAEYLQMNGLQLIAADLQGEKMLYDLELNLPLALIMGDEHKGVNRVLLDKVDEHFLLPMRGQTDSFNVSVATGITLYEIMRQQK
- the gldD gene encoding gliding motility lipoprotein GldD, with translation MKTSFFWLFLGLCLSLVACQEEEVYIPKKRIYPKVVYPERNYQALDRNFCAFHFDYPDYMEFIQDTTLGNRKALHSCWFDLNFKSLNGRLHFTYTDLSKGPIEEELYKMYSDAYRLAEEHTAKAASLDDYVINRPEDKVYGVLFNIEGHVASPFQLLLTDSSQHAVRASLYFNTRPEADSMAPVIDFVKTDIMGMINSFQWANSQ
- the gldE gene encoding gliding motility-associated protein GldE, translated to MDTDLIPSELGLSFLFLTDLGPATWISLGSIILLLACSALLSGSEVAFFSITHNDIEELQKQAVNKGGPRGRILRLLEKPHYLLSTILISNNFVNIGIILTSNFLFEQLLPESTPPWLSFLVTVVLVTFLLVLFGEVAPKVYATSNNMRLSKLMARPLLILRRLFWPLSWILVNATRIIERRLAKHSGMNVVTDKDIEQAIELTVGDTKYAEQDIDILKGIVKFGNTTVKNIMCARVDVEAVDSSINFSELLAVLQNSNYSRIPVYEETFDKVLGIVHTKDLIEHFDKDDSFDWHALIRPAFFIPENKKIDDLFNEFQVRRTHMAIVVDEYGGSSGIVTLEDVLEEIVGEINDEFDEPESQGYTKISEHIYIFEAKTSIQEACKIMDIDPELFEEARSSAETLAGLLLMIHGSMPKKNSQLLFQGIKFQVLSTTKRRIETIKVTLAESAGEQVLA